One window from the genome of Microbulbifer pacificus encodes:
- the tssK gene encoding type VI secretion system baseplate subunit TssK, with translation MSANNKVIWSEGMFLRPQHFQQQDRYLEQLVEARVGGLGPYTWGLLELAIDSEPLAMGKISLSRVSGIFPDGTPMLAPEHEQLPNVLDVPVNTRDEVVYLCIPMKRPGNQESVRDQEDFPQARYQASNFDARNSASTSGEAARIQIGKLRTCLKLGSDDRSGYAAIGIARIRERQPEKPVELDAEFIPPLLNAEASSVLRAYIEEVRGLLDHRGSALGHRLSDSGRSGSAEIADYLLLQVINRFEPLLKQITAQPRLHPHSLFLELLQLAGELSTFTSANKRPPEIPRYAHENLQQSYAGLFSALRQSLSTVLEQTAIPMELVQRKFGIYVAPITDPSLVKTASFIMAAKADMPGDLLRSRFPGQAKVAPVEAIRELISAQLPGLSIRALPVAPRQIPYHAGFTYFEIERTGELWQAMQRSGGFAVHLGAEFPGLNMELWAIRNN, from the coding sequence ATGTCGGCGAACAACAAGGTTATCTGGAGTGAGGGCATGTTCCTGCGACCCCAGCACTTCCAGCAGCAGGACCGCTATCTGGAACAGCTGGTGGAGGCGAGGGTTGGCGGTCTCGGTCCCTATACCTGGGGACTTCTGGAGCTCGCGATCGACAGCGAACCACTGGCGATGGGCAAAATTTCACTGTCGCGTGTGAGTGGGATTTTTCCGGATGGAACACCGATGCTGGCGCCGGAACACGAGCAGCTGCCCAACGTGCTGGATGTACCGGTCAATACCCGCGATGAAGTGGTTTACCTGTGCATACCCATGAAACGCCCGGGCAATCAGGAGTCGGTACGGGATCAGGAGGATTTTCCTCAGGCGCGCTACCAGGCCAGTAACTTTGATGCGCGCAACAGCGCGTCCACCTCCGGTGAGGCGGCGAGAATCCAGATTGGAAAATTGCGCACCTGCCTCAAGCTCGGCAGCGATGATCGAAGTGGCTACGCTGCTATTGGCATTGCGCGTATTCGCGAGCGTCAACCGGAAAAACCGGTGGAACTGGATGCAGAATTTATCCCGCCACTGCTGAATGCCGAAGCCTCCTCGGTCCTCAGGGCCTACATCGAAGAAGTCAGGGGGTTGCTGGATCATCGCGGCAGCGCACTCGGCCACCGTCTCAGCGACAGCGGCCGCAGCGGTTCGGCGGAAATTGCCGATTATCTGTTGCTGCAGGTCATCAACCGTTTTGAGCCGCTGCTGAAACAGATTACCGCGCAGCCACGCCTGCACCCGCACAGCCTGTTCCTGGAGTTGCTGCAGCTTGCCGGCGAACTGTCGACGTTTACCTCGGCCAACAAGCGGCCGCCGGAAATTCCCCGCTACGCACACGAAAATCTGCAACAGAGTTACGCCGGGCTTTTCTCTGCGCTGCGCCAGTCGCTGTCCACGGTGCTCGAGCAGACTGCGATACCGATGGAACTGGTTCAGCGCAAGTTTGGAATTTATGTCGCCCCGATTACCGATCCGTCGCTGGTGAAAACCGCAAGTTTTATCATGGCGGCCAAGGCGGATATGCCCGGCGACCTGCTGCGCAGCCGCTTCCCCGGCCAGGCCAAGGTAGCGCCCGTGGAAGCGATCCGCGAACTCATTTCCGCACAGTTGCCGGGGCTGTCCATCCGTGCGCTGCCGGTGGCACCGCGGCAGATTCCCTACCACGCCGGCTTTACCTATTTTGAAATCGAGCGCACCGGGGAGCTGTGGCAGGCGATGCAGCGCTCCGGTGGTTTCGCGGTGCATCTCGGCGCGGAGTTTCCCGGGCTGAACATGGAACTCTGGGCAATCAGGAATAACTGA